A window of the Brumimicrobium sp. genome harbors these coding sequences:
- the pbpC gene encoding penicillin-binding protein 1C — MLFLTFFIYFLFCLPSTLFKAPHSTILLSKEGKLLNAKIADDGQWRFPDVEKTPQKFKDAIIAFEDHNFYTHWGVSVKAIGRAIKENYTAKKIVSGGSTITMQIARLSRGGKRNFWNKLIEAIWALRLEFKYSKKELLNIYASHAPFGGNIVGIEAAAWRYYGQAPEDLSWSQMATLAVLPNSPSLVRPGKNQEILLQKRNKVLKTLLNYGKIDEVTYELSLEEPLIGPPKKLPSFAPHLIQKAIQEGKKGSRIHTTLLYQRQVEFSELMQRHQKNLNQNFIHNASLLIIDVKSNEVITYIGNTAETNHHQKYVDIIQAPRSTGSILKPFLYSAMMQEGMIHNQQLIPDIPMYFDQFSPQNYDKSYKGAISVAEALSQSLNVPAVYLLKQYGVEKFLQLLHALGQNKINKNADYYGLSLILGGAESSLWDIANAYAGMVKTLNYYNQTNLYNPTTWNTIQLYQTQLSKIDEKDMKTSSRIDAGAIYEVFEILLEVNRPYMESSWKKFSSSHRIAWKTGTSYGNRDAWAVGCTPDYVVAVWAGNATGEGRPSIIGTTTAGAIMFDIFSRLKKSKKWFNMPYDELEKIGICKESGHRSTLDCVKVDSVWAHRNVEREDACHFHRTILTDLDENYRYYQNCTQGKRTKTVSWFELPPLQAYFYKKNHPEYKLIPPIHPDCSSTLEENFSIIYPKYNNKIIGTVGLDGKKKPIVFEASSIRANETLFWHVDNEYLGETSGSHTIKYFPTPGKHVLSVLDSNGNQKKILFEILQ, encoded by the coding sequence TTGTTATTCCTAACTTTTTTTATCTATTTTTTATTTTGTTTACCTTCAACCCTATTTAAAGCACCTCATAGTACCATTTTACTAAGTAAAGAAGGGAAATTACTCAATGCTAAAATTGCCGATGATGGTCAATGGCGTTTTCCCGATGTAGAGAAAACTCCACAAAAATTTAAAGATGCTATTATTGCATTTGAAGATCACAATTTTTATACTCATTGGGGAGTCAGCGTAAAAGCTATAGGAAGAGCAATTAAAGAAAATTATACAGCCAAAAAAATCGTTAGTGGAGGAAGTACCATTACCATGCAGATTGCACGACTATCTCGTGGTGGTAAGCGAAACTTCTGGAATAAACTTATAGAAGCAATATGGGCACTTCGCCTTGAATTCAAGTATTCAAAAAAAGAATTACTCAATATCTACGCTTCTCATGCTCCTTTTGGAGGAAATATTGTTGGTATAGAAGCTGCAGCATGGAGGTATTATGGTCAGGCTCCAGAAGATTTATCTTGGTCGCAAATGGCTACCCTAGCAGTTCTTCCAAATTCTCCTTCTCTGGTACGTCCTGGAAAAAATCAAGAAATACTACTTCAAAAGAGAAATAAAGTATTGAAAACCCTACTCAATTATGGTAAAATAGATGAAGTTACTTATGAATTGAGTTTGGAAGAACCACTTATTGGTCCTCCTAAAAAACTACCTTCTTTTGCTCCTCACTTAATTCAAAAGGCTATACAAGAGGGTAAAAAAGGTAGTCGAATCCACACAACACTCCTCTATCAAAGACAGGTCGAATTTTCAGAACTAATGCAAAGACATCAAAAGAATTTAAATCAGAATTTTATTCATAATGCTTCCTTATTAATCATCGATGTAAAGTCTAATGAGGTCATTACATATATCGGCAATACTGCCGAAACTAATCACCATCAAAAATATGTAGATATTATTCAGGCGCCTCGTAGTACAGGAAGCATTCTTAAACCTTTTCTATATAGCGCAATGATGCAAGAAGGAATGATACATAACCAACAACTTATACCAGATATCCCGATGTATTTTGATCAATTCTCTCCGCAGAACTATGACAAAAGTTATAAAGGAGCTATTAGTGTAGCAGAAGCACTATCGCAATCCTTAAATGTTCCTGCAGTATATCTGTTAAAACAGTATGGTGTTGAAAAATTCCTACAATTATTACACGCTTTAGGTCAGAATAAAATTAACAAAAATGCTGATTATTACGGCCTATCTTTAATATTAGGAGGAGCTGAATCTTCTCTTTGGGACATTGCTAATGCATATGCAGGAATGGTAAAAACATTAAATTATTACAATCAAACTAACCTTTATAATCCAACCACATGGAATACGATACAATTATATCAAACACAATTATCAAAAATTGATGAAAAAGATATGAAAACCTCATCTCGCATAGATGCAGGTGCAATATATGAAGTATTTGAAATATTACTTGAGGTAAATAGACCGTATATGGAATCATCTTGGAAGAAGTTTTCATCTTCACATAGAATTGCATGGAAAACAGGAACAAGTTATGGGAATAGAGATGCGTGGGCTGTAGGGTGCACCCCTGATTATGTAGTAGCTGTTTGGGCAGGTAATGCAACAGGAGAAGGAAGACCTTCTATTATAGGCACTACTACAGCTGGGGCAATTATGTTTGATATTTTCTCTCGTTTAAAAAAATCAAAAAAATGGTTTAACATGCCTTATGACGAGCTTGAAAAAATAGGTATATGCAAAGAAAGTGGACATAGAAGTACCTTAGATTGTGTAAAAGTTGATAGCGTTTGGGCGCATCGTAATGTGGAACGAGAAGATGCATGTCATTTTCATCGAACTATTTTAACTGATTTAGATGAGAATTATAGATATTATCAAAATTGTACACAAGGTAAGAGAACGAAAACTGTATCCTGGTTTGAACTTCCTCCTTTACAAGCTTATTTTTATAAAAAGAACCATCCTGAATATAAATTAATCCCACCTATTCATCCCGACTGCAGTTCAACTTTAGAAGAAAATTTCTCTATTATTTATCCAAAGTATAACAATAAAATTATTGGTACAGTTGGGTTAGATGGAAAAAAGAAGCCTATCGTTTTTGAAGCATCTTCTATACGAGCTAATGAAACTCTCTTTTGGCATGTAGATAATGAATATTTAGGAGAAACATCCGGCTCTCATACTATCAAATACTTTCCTACCCCAGGAAAACATGTTCTAAGTGTGCTAGATTCTAATGGAAATCAAAAAAAGATACTATTTGAAATCTTACAATGA
- a CDS encoding MFS transporter — MKQIISTYKASFEGLSSESWMLSLVMLLNRMGGMVIPFLTVYLITVLHFSTDQAGIIMSCFGIGGLLGSVVGGWLTDKIGSFYMQFFSLLLTAPIFILLSSLTSISGVAVTVTILSFVNECFRPANSAAIVAYAKKGNLTRSFSLNRMAINLGFSFGPALGGFLATISYTWLFYGNSLTSLIAAFVFFWYFFKRKARNVSIFKQEELIGIENEGSPYKDKWYIVFSFFCFLYACVFFQLLIILPMFYEHLEFNQAIIGMILASNGIVVFITEMPIIHWTDKKFNVYINLIFGTIALFISFAWFLWDTSLISCFISMAMLSISEILVLPYMSTVAAKRSTEKNRGSYMGLQGLSIALAFVVMPFVATHIISYFSYTVLWLINLLILIFVILGFRIAQLKMPIQ, encoded by the coding sequence ATGAAACAAATCATTTCTACATATAAAGCATCTTTTGAAGGACTCTCATCTGAATCTTGGATGTTATCCTTAGTAATGTTGCTAAATAGAATGGGCGGAATGGTTATTCCATTTCTTACTGTATATTTAATTACTGTATTACATTTTTCAACAGATCAAGCTGGAATTATCATGAGTTGTTTTGGTATTGGCGGTTTATTAGGTTCTGTTGTAGGAGGTTGGCTTACGGATAAAATTGGTTCTTTCTATATGCAGTTTTTTAGCTTACTTCTCACTGCTCCCATTTTTATTTTACTATCTTCCTTAACAAGTATCTCTGGAGTAGCTGTAACAGTAACTATTCTAAGCTTTGTAAATGAATGTTTCCGCCCTGCAAACTCTGCTGCCATTGTAGCTTATGCAAAAAAAGGAAACCTTACCCGTTCTTTTTCTTTAAACAGAATGGCTATCAATTTGGGATTTTCATTTGGTCCTGCTTTAGGAGGATTTCTTGCTACTATCTCCTATACATGGTTGTTTTATGGAAACTCTCTAACTAGCTTAATAGCAGCATTTGTATTTTTCTGGTATTTTTTCAAACGGAAAGCAAGAAATGTAAGCATTTTCAAACAAGAAGAGCTAATTGGCATCGAGAATGAAGGATCTCCATACAAAGATAAATGGTATATAGTGTTTAGTTTCTTCTGTTTTCTATACGCATGTGTATTTTTTCAACTTCTAATCATTCTTCCTATGTTCTATGAACATCTGGAATTTAACCAAGCAATTATTGGAATGATACTAGCTTCGAATGGAATTGTTGTTTTTATTACAGAAATGCCCATTATTCACTGGACGGATAAAAAATTCAATGTTTATATTAATCTAATATTTGGAACTATTGCTCTTTTTATTTCCTTTGCTTGGTTTTTATGGGATACTTCCCTCATTTCTTGCTTTATATCAATGGCTATGCTAAGTATATCTGAAATTTTGGTTTTGCCCTATATGTCAACTGTTGCTGCCAAAAGATCTACAGAAAAAAATAGAGGTTCCTACATGGGCCTCCAAGGATTAAGTATAGCGCTGGCTTTTGTAGTTATGCCATTTGTTGCTACCCATATCATTAGTTATTTTTCATACACTGTATTGTGGCTAATAAATCTGCTTATATTAATATTTGTTATCTTAGGATTTCGTATAGCTCAATTAAAAATGCCAATTCAATAA
- a CDS encoding acetyltransferase, whose translation MWFFLYLTIELLNSIMGNNQKKICIVGAGGFGREVYSSFKEIYNREFTFMDDNPDLLGKTIMGVPVISFSEFDVKLYDVVIAVGNPKTREAITEKLPSNTNYITLIHSTAIIMNDSEIGEGSIITAGCIVTCNVKIGKHSHLNLHSSVGHDCRIGEFFTTAPGARISGECVIGNNVYFGTNACVRQGVTITDETTVGMGGIVVKNIEKQGIYIGNPLKRLEK comes from the coding sequence GTGTGGTTTTTTTTATATTTAACCATTGAATTATTGAATAGCATCATGGGGAACAATCAAAAGAAGATATGTATTGTGGGGGCTGGTGGGTTTGGAAGAGAAGTATATAGTAGTTTTAAAGAGATATATAATCGTGAATTCACCTTTATGGATGATAACCCCGATTTATTAGGGAAAACTATCATGGGAGTACCTGTGATTTCCTTTTCTGAATTTGATGTAAAATTGTATGATGTTGTTATAGCTGTAGGTAATCCTAAGACTAGAGAAGCCATAACAGAGAAACTTCCTTCAAACACAAATTATATAACACTTATTCATTCTACGGCTATTATAATGAATGATAGTGAAATAGGAGAGGGAAGTATTATCACTGCCGGTTGTATTGTTACATGTAATGTTAAAATTGGTAAGCACAGTCACTTAAATCTTCATTCATCAGTAGGGCATGATTGCAGGATAGGTGAGTTTTTTACAACTGCTCCTGGAGCAAGAATCAGTGGAGAATGTGTTATAGGGAATAATGTCTATTTTGGAACAAATGCATGTGTTCGACAAGGTGTGACTATTACGGATGAAACGACCGTTGGAATGGGAGGCATTGTTGTAAAAAACATTGAAAAACAGGGGATATATATTGGTAACCCATTGAAAAGACTAGAAAAATAA
- a CDS encoding peptide chain release factor 3 has translation MTVQQEIERRRTFGIIAHPDAGKTTLTEKLLLFGGAIQSAGAVKSNKIKKTATSDFMEIEKQRGISVATSVMAFDYNGLHINILDTPGHKDFAEDTYRTLTAVDSVILVIDSANGVESQTEKLMEVCRMRDTPVIVYINKMDRYGKDAFELLDEIESKLDIKVRPLTWPIGMGDEFKGVYNMYKKELNLFQASKTKISEDVVQFKDLNDLSLNNIIGEKFADQLREDVDLVDGVYDPFQRTDYLSGEIAPVFFGSAVNNFGVKELLDTFTEISPFPQKRETDKGFIEPSDPNFSGFVFKIHANLDPNHRDRIAFLRIVSGKFERNTFYKHVRHDKKMRFSNPTSFMAQDKSVVEEAYPGDVIGLYDTGNFKIGDTLTEGKDFNYIGIPSFSPEFFQELRNDDPMKSKQLDKGIRQLIDEGVAQLFFQEPGSRKIVGTVGQLQFDVLLYRLIHEYGAKCSFMPINYHKACWITSDKPQAIETFMKAKTGNIAKDKEGNLVFLAETSFLLQMAEKDYPDITFHKTSEFKVKKD, from the coding sequence ATGACAGTCCAACAAGAAATTGAGAGAAGAAGAACGTTTGGGATTATTGCTCACCCCGATGCAGGTAAAACCACACTAACAGAGAAATTATTACTATTTGGTGGTGCTATTCAATCCGCAGGAGCTGTTAAAAGCAATAAAATTAAAAAAACAGCCACATCAGATTTCATGGAAATTGAAAAACAACGTGGAATTTCTGTAGCAACATCTGTAATGGCTTTTGATTACAATGGATTACATATCAATATCCTAGATACCCCTGGACATAAAGACTTTGCAGAAGATACTTATAGAACACTTACAGCAGTTGATAGCGTTATTCTAGTTATAGATAGTGCGAATGGTGTTGAAAGTCAAACAGAAAAACTTATGGAAGTTTGTCGAATGCGTGATACACCCGTAATTGTTTACATCAATAAAATGGATCGTTACGGTAAGGACGCGTTTGAATTATTAGATGAAATTGAATCCAAACTAGATATTAAAGTGAGACCCCTCACCTGGCCTATCGGTATGGGAGATGAATTCAAAGGGGTTTATAATATGTATAAAAAAGAATTAAATCTTTTTCAAGCTAGTAAAACTAAAATCAGTGAAGATGTTGTTCAATTCAAAGATCTAAATGACCTTTCATTAAATAATATTATAGGAGAAAAGTTTGCCGATCAGTTGCGAGAAGATGTAGATTTAGTGGATGGTGTTTACGATCCATTTCAAAGAACTGATTATTTAAGTGGTGAAATTGCACCCGTTTTTTTTGGAAGTGCTGTGAATAATTTTGGAGTAAAGGAATTACTGGATACATTTACAGAAATCTCTCCATTTCCACAGAAAAGAGAGACTGATAAAGGATTTATTGAACCAAGTGATCCTAATTTTTCAGGATTTGTTTTTAAAATTCATGCAAACTTAGACCCAAATCACAGAGATAGAATAGCATTTTTACGTATTGTTTCTGGAAAATTTGAAAGAAATACATTTTACAAACATGTACGTCACGATAAAAAGATGAGGTTTTCTAACCCGACTTCTTTTATGGCTCAAGACAAAAGTGTGGTTGAAGAAGCTTATCCGGGCGATGTTATTGGATTATACGACACGGGTAATTTTAAAATTGGTGATACCTTAACCGAAGGAAAAGATTTTAATTATATAGGTATTCCTTCTTTCTCTCCAGAATTTTTCCAAGAATTAAGGAATGATGATCCTATGAAATCAAAGCAATTAGACAAAGGAATCCGTCAATTAATAGACGAAGGTGTAGCTCAATTATTCTTTCAAGAACCTGGAAGCAGGAAGATTGTAGGAACTGTGGGACAATTGCAGTTTGACGTATTACTATACCGACTTATTCATGAATATGGTGCTAAATGCTCTTTCATGCCAATCAATTACCACAAGGCATGCTGGATAACTTCAGATAAACCTCAAGCAATTGAAACTTTTATGAAAGCTAAAACGGGGAATATTGCAAAAGACAAAGAAGGTAATTTGGTATTTCTAGCAGAAACCTCTTTTTTATTGCAAATGGCGGAAAAAGATTATCCAGATATCACATTTCATAAGACTTCTGAATTTAAAGTAAAGAAAGATTAA
- a CDS encoding IS4 family transposase, which translates to MGLFRRCKNNNKPLIRQIIDFVPRWMLEACSKQFQGDKGCSKYKTYDQFVAMTFGQLNKCLTLSDISIGLGVNETYIKDLGLLQSPARSTMSDGNKKRNWKIYETLYFRLLKHYERILATKHQSKIIEEIKDQKIKLIDSTTISLCLSMFDWAKFRTAKGGIKIHTCWDDYLMIPDMINITEAKMHDRYGLSQLIFPKNTIIVEDRGYFDFQLMLNRIQAENVFVTRIKNNTVYETIQEIELPEVDDQDILKDEIIKLSGQKSKDCGIDQHYLRLVHVYKPDENKVIEIITNQLEWKARTIADLYKKRWDIELFFKAIKQNLQLKTFIGTSENAVKSQIYIALISYLILELIRRTTKKKVQSFSNFVEKIRICLPFYLSLNYVCDSISEGAKKIKRDKPPKIFDQYDLFSQ; encoded by the coding sequence ATGGGACTTTTCAGACGATGCAAAAATAATAACAAACCTTTAATTCGCCAAATAATAGATTTCGTACCTCGTTGGATGTTGGAGGCTTGCTCCAAACAGTTTCAAGGTGACAAAGGCTGTAGTAAATATAAAACTTACGACCAGTTTGTGGCAATGACTTTCGGACAGCTGAATAAATGTTTAACATTAAGCGATATTTCTATTGGTTTAGGTGTGAATGAGACGTATATTAAGGACTTAGGCTTATTACAAAGTCCTGCACGTTCAACAATGAGCGACGGTAATAAAAAGCGGAATTGGAAAATCTATGAAACGCTATATTTTAGACTCTTAAAACACTATGAACGCATTTTAGCAACTAAACATCAAAGCAAAATCATTGAGGAAATTAAAGACCAAAAAATTAAACTCATTGATAGCACCACAATTAGCCTCTGTTTATCGATGTTTGATTGGGCAAAATTTCGGACAGCTAAAGGAGGAATTAAAATCCACACTTGTTGGGATGATTATTTAATGATTCCTGATATGATAAATATAACTGAAGCCAAAATGCATGATCGCTATGGTTTATCTCAACTTATTTTTCCAAAAAACACCATAATCGTTGAGGACAGAGGCTATTTTGATTTTCAATTAATGTTAAATCGAATACAAGCAGAAAATGTTTTTGTTACAAGAATAAAAAACAACACTGTTTATGAAACCATTCAAGAAATAGAATTACCCGAAGTCGATGATCAAGATATCTTAAAAGATGAAATTATCAAACTTTCTGGTCAGAAATCGAAAGATTGTGGTATCGACCAGCATTATTTGAGATTAGTACATGTTTACAAACCAGATGAAAACAAAGTAATTGAAATTATAACAAATCAATTAGAATGGAAAGCTAGGACAATCGCTGATTTGTATAAGAAACGATGGGATATTGAACTCTTTTTCAAAGCAATTAAACAAAATCTACAATTAAAGACATTTATTGGAACGAGTGAAAATGCTGTAAAATCACAAATTTACATTGCTCTAATTTCATATCTTATACTTGAATTGATTCGTAGAACCACAAAAAAGAAAGTACAGTCATTCTCTAATTTTGTCGAAAAAATCAGAATTTGTTTACCTTTTTATCTCTCCTTGAATTATGTGTGTGACTCAATTTCTGAAGGCGCTAAGAAAATTAAAAGAGATAAACCTCCTAAAATATTTGATCAATATGACTTATTTTCTCAATAA
- a CDS encoding cold shock domain-containing protein: MPTGKVKFFNNEKGFGFITSDQDGSDVFVHISGLTDKIRENDQVEFEVSEGKKGLNAVNVKVIK, encoded by the coding sequence ATGCCAACAGGAAAAGTGAAATTTTTCAATAATGAAAAAGGCTTTGGTTTTATTACTTCAGATCAAGACGGAAGTGATGTTTTCGTTCATATCAGCGGATTAACTGATAAAATTCGTGAAAATGATCAAGTTGAATTTGAAGTTTCAGAAGGAAAGAAAGGATTGAATGCTGTTAATGTAAAGGTTATCAAGTAA
- the ric gene encoding iron-sulfur cluster repair di-iron protein has protein sequence MEITKDTIIGDVVTADYKAASVFKKFGIDFCCNGNRSIGDACAKDNINTDELLTQLKDVPNQAGGRTIDYTTWPLDLLADYIEKTHHRYVETKSLEIKPYLDKITRVHGERHPELAKVNELFNLSAGNLAMHMKKEELTYFPKIRKMVDAERKGEKMDAQVLASVKTQIETFLKEHDDEGEHFRQISALTNGFTVPEDGCNTYRVTLAMIQEFEEDLHLHIHLENNILFPKSIATAREMLNN, from the coding sequence ATGGAAATAACAAAAGACACAATTATTGGAGATGTAGTTACAGCTGATTACAAAGCCGCTTCAGTATTTAAAAAATTTGGAATTGATTTTTGTTGTAATGGAAATCGTAGTATTGGTGATGCTTGTGCGAAAGACAATATTAATACAGACGAATTACTAACGCAACTAAAAGACGTGCCTAATCAAGCAGGTGGTAGAACTATTGACTACACCACATGGCCATTGGATTTATTGGCTGACTATATTGAAAAGACTCACCATCGTTATGTGGAAACAAAGAGTTTAGAGATTAAGCCTTATTTAGACAAGATTACTAGAGTGCATGGTGAAAGACACCCTGAATTAGCAAAAGTGAATGAATTATTTAACCTTTCAGCAGGTAATTTAGCTATGCACATGAAAAAAGAAGAGCTTACTTATTTTCCAAAAATTAGAAAAATGGTTGATGCTGAGCGAAAAGGGGAAAAAATGGATGCACAAGTTTTAGCCTCTGTTAAGACTCAAATTGAAACATTCTTAAAAGAGCATGATGATGAAGGAGAACATTTCAGACAAATATCAGCTCTTACCAATGGGTTCACTGTTCCAGAAGACGGATGTAACACATACAGAGTTACTTTAGCTATGATACAGGAATTTGAAGAAGATTTACATCTACATATACATTTAGAGAATAATATACTTTTTCCTAAATCTATAGCAACAGCTAGAGAAATGCTAAATAATTAG
- a CDS encoding FKBP-type peptidyl-prolyl cis-trans isomerase, producing MRIWFLFLLTFILLTSCGTYSEKELQNFDQQIQHYIQKNGLHFEKNESGMYYNILNEGVGEEFIQYQDQVSFAYKGYFLDGNTFQVVDESDPLNLKVNQLIAGWQDALMMLKSQGIIQIILPPQLAYGKKHTELIPENSILVYDIKILSIN from the coding sequence ATGAGAATCTGGTTCTTATTTCTGTTGACTTTTATCTTGCTAACAAGCTGTGGGACATATTCTGAAAAAGAATTACAGAACTTCGACCAACAAATTCAACATTATATTCAAAAAAATGGATTGCATTTTGAAAAGAATGAATCAGGAATGTATTACAACATCTTAAATGAAGGAGTTGGAGAGGAGTTTATTCAATACCAAGACCAGGTTTCTTTTGCCTACAAGGGATATTTTTTAGATGGAAATACCTTTCAAGTAGTTGATGAAAGTGATCCGTTAAATTTAAAGGTAAATCAACTCATCGCAGGTTGGCAGGATGCTTTAATGATGCTTAAATCGCAAGGTATTATACAAATTATCTTACCACCTCAATTAGCATACGGAAAAAAACATACAGAATTAATTCCTGAGAATAGTATTCTAGTGTACGATATTAAGATTTTATCTATAAATTAA
- a CDS encoding TraB/GumN family protein, whose protein sequence is MKKLFVVTLFIVFGFSSFAQNEITSSLLWEISGKKVKSPCYIFGTMHMMPKEDFYFPESLKEKLLHSELLVMEIGGISEQMKGMNLMMLDSGNLFDDFFSKEQLDTLFQYAQANLGMDETKMRKSLSGMKPFVLLQLLSKNEFGENPESYELTFETLAKQNQIPVDGLETIEEQLGFINNMANDQQVKMIMSTIRGSNNDDSAYNSRKLIEIYLGQNIDEIHDFIAKSDTNSEEFEETFLNKRNANWIKPIQKIIKNKKAFIAVGAGHLGGEKGVIQLLKNAGYTLTPIKM, encoded by the coding sequence ATGAAAAAATTATTTGTTGTTACATTATTTATTGTATTCGGATTTTCTTCTTTTGCACAAAACGAAATCACATCTTCCCTACTTTGGGAAATTTCAGGAAAAAAGGTGAAGTCACCTTGCTATATTTTTGGAACTATGCACATGATGCCAAAAGAAGATTTTTATTTCCCTGAATCCCTCAAAGAAAAACTGCTACATTCTGAATTATTAGTTATGGAAATTGGTGGTATTTCTGAACAAATGAAAGGTATGAACTTAATGATGCTGGATTCTGGAAATTTGTTTGACGACTTCTTTAGTAAAGAACAGTTGGATACCTTATTTCAATATGCACAAGCCAATTTAGGTATGGATGAAACAAAAATGAGAAAATCATTAAGCGGCATGAAACCGTTTGTATTGCTACAATTGTTGTCAAAAAATGAATTTGGCGAGAATCCTGAAAGTTATGAACTAACATTTGAAACATTAGCTAAACAAAATCAAATTCCAGTTGACGGATTAGAAACTATCGAAGAACAACTGGGATTTATTAATAATATGGCTAATGATCAACAAGTAAAAATGATTATGAGTACAATTAGAGGAAGTAACAACGATGATAGTGCATATAATTCTCGAAAATTAATTGAGATTTATCTTGGTCAAAATATCGATGAAATTCACGATTTTATTGCAAAATCAGATACAAATTCAGAAGAATTTGAAGAAACCTTTTTAAATAAGCGTAATGCTAATTGGATTAAACCAATACAAAAAATAATTAAAAATAAAAAAGCATTTATTGCTGTCGGTGCTGGACATTTAGGAGGAGAAAAAGGAGTTATTCAATTACTAAAAAATGCAGGATATACGCTTACTCCTATTAAAATGTAA
- a CDS encoding class I SAM-dependent methyltransferase produces MNSTDPIGNAILDYHAKQHNTDIIVSSNLMEDDVIPIDYLFRGFTSFPKLEKLAIKNCVGHVLDIGAAAGPHAKHLASQGYEVTTVEVSQGAHTYLKETLPQAHHYLSPILNFNHGKYDTILLLMNGIGIAGTLVQITPFLRHLSGLLTPNGKILCESTDVKYFYEDDEGGTWFDLNAQYYGEFKFNMHYKEIESGWFDWIYLDAENFKKCAKDAGLDHKIIGKDGPSFLMELKKLV; encoded by the coding sequence ATGAATTCAACTGATCCAATTGGTAATGCTATTCTAGACTACCATGCTAAACAACACAATACGGATATCATTGTTTCATCAAATCTCATGGAAGATGATGTCATTCCTATTGATTATTTATTTAGAGGATTTACTTCTTTTCCAAAATTAGAGAAATTAGCTATAAAGAATTGTGTTGGACACGTTTTAGATATTGGCGCGGCTGCTGGTCCACACGCTAAACACCTTGCCTCTCAAGGATATGAGGTAACAACTGTAGAAGTAAGTCAAGGCGCCCACACCTACTTAAAAGAAACTTTACCTCAAGCGCATCATTACCTCTCTCCTATTTTAAACTTCAATCATGGAAAGTATGACACCATACTTTTGCTTATGAATGGGATTGGGATTGCAGGTACGCTTGTCCAAATAACCCCATTTTTACGTCATTTATCAGGGCTTTTAACACCTAATGGAAAAATCCTTTGTGAATCCACAGATGTTAAATATTTTTATGAAGACGATGAAGGTGGAACGTGGTTTGATTTAAATGCCCAGTATTACGGAGAATTCAAGTTTAATATGCATTATAAAGAAATAGAAAGCGGTTGGTTTGACTGGATATATTTAGATGCTGAAAATTTTAAAAAATGCGCTAAAGATGCTGGTTTAGATCATAAAATCATAGGAAAGGACGGACCTTCATTCTTAATGGAATTAAAAAAGTTAGTATGA
- a CDS encoding plasmid pRiA4b ORF-3 family protein: MAGLKFRILLDSISTTEIFREILVNEDHTFEEFYTSLLQAFDLPNDQMASFYVSNDDWDKGEEITLMDMSFDTKENEESPQEMRDIQIKDKIESLNQRFILVYDFLKMWIFLIELSGVTKDNVVSPKVLMKVGEIPDKNKKHGPQTMNEMNFDTDYNPQDDLEFGDDFDDDFDNDFEDGYDDMDLGGYDEYDF; encoded by the coding sequence ATGGCAGGGTTAAAATTTAGAATATTATTAGACAGTATATCCACAACAGAGATATTTAGAGAGATTTTGGTAAATGAAGATCACACATTTGAGGAGTTTTATACTTCCTTATTGCAAGCATTTGATTTACCTAATGATCAAATGGCTTCCTTTTATGTCAGTAATGATGATTGGGATAAGGGCGAGGAAATTACCCTAATGGATATGTCCTTTGATACAAAGGAAAATGAAGAATCTCCCCAAGAAATGAGAGATATTCAAATTAAAGATAAAATTGAATCTTTGAACCAACGCTTTATTTTAGTGTATGATTTCCTTAAGATGTGGATATTTTTGATTGAATTAAGTGGAGTCACAAAAGATAATGTAGTATCACCTAAGGTTTTAATGAAAGTTGGAGAAATCCCGGATAAAAACAAAAAGCATGGACCTCAAACTATGAATGAAATGAATTTTGATACAGATTATAATCCGCAAGATGATTTAGAATTTGGAGATGATTTTGACGATGATTTCGATAACGACTTTGAAGATGGATACGATGATATGGATTTAGGAGGTTATGACGAATACGATTTTTAA